In Buchnera aphidicola (Hyadaphis tataricae), the genomic stretch TTTGGTGTTCAATGTATGGTTGTAGGCATAGATTCTTGGTTTGATGAATTAAAAAATTGTTACATGGTACAACAATATACAGGAGATATCAGCAAAACATATCAAACTCAATGGAAAACATGTCATTGGATAAAAAAAGTTCAAGAACAAGGTGCAGGTGAAATTGTTTTAAATATGATGAATAAAGATGGATTGCAAAATGGTTATGATATTTCACAACTAAAAAAGATGAGAGCAATTTGTAAGGTACCATTAATTGCTTCAGGAGGCGCTGGAAATATGGAACATTTTTATCAAGCACTGTATTGTACTAATGTAGATGGAGTTTTAGCTGCATCTGTTTTTCATAAAAATATAGTGAACATAAAAAATTTAAAAAATTTTTTAATTAAAAAAGGAATAGAAATTAGACTATGTTAAATAAAAAAAATATACTAAATCTTAATTGGATTAAAACAAATGGCATGTTGCCTGTCATTATACAAGATTATATTTCTCATAAAGTTTTAATGCATGGATACATGAATGAGACAGCCTTATTAAAAACTCAAAAAGATGGTGTAGTAACATTTTATTCGCGTACTAAAAAGCGCTTATGGACAAAAGGAGAAACATCAGGCAATTACTTGAAAGTAATTGAAATTACTACAGATTGTGATTATGATACGCTTTTAATTTTAACAACTTCTAAAAACTTAACATGTCATTTAGGTAATGAAAGTTGTTTTTCTTTAAAAAATAATAATACAAATTTTCTTTTTGAACTAGAAAAAATTATAGAAAATAATAAAACTTGTGCAAAAAATTCATATACATCTTATTTATATCAATCTGGTACCAGTCGCATAGCACAAAAAGTTGGTGAAGAAGCGGTTGAAACAATATTAGCTGCAATGAAAAAAGATAAAAATGAATTGATTAATGAATCTTCGGATTTAATTTATCATTTAATTGTATTGTTGCACGATCAACATTTAAATTTCAATATGATTCTTGATAATTTAAAAAGCAGAAATAAAACTGCATAGACATATTGCTTTAACATCATTATATGAGAT encodes the following:
- the hisF gene encoding imidazole glycerol phosphate synthase subunit HisF gives rise to the protein MLAKRIIACLDVRNGLVVKGVQFKDHQIIGDILPLSQRYADEGIDELVFYDIAASTSNKLVDRSWIKKIAKVINIPFCVAGGIKTVKDAKNVLESGADKISINSSALLDPNLITKISECFGVQCMVVGIDSWFDELKNCYMVQQYTGDISKTYQTQWKTCHWIKKVQEQGAGEIVLNMMNKDGLQNGYDISQLKKMRAICKVPLIASGGAGNMEHFYQALYCTNVDGVLAASVFHKNIVNIKNLKNFLIKKGIEIRLC
- the hisIE gene encoding bifunctional phosphoribosyl-AMP cyclohydrolase/phosphoribosyl-ATP diphosphatase HisIE gives rise to the protein MLNKKNILNLNWIKTNGMLPVIIQDYISHKVLMHGYMNETALLKTQKDGVVTFYSRTKKRLWTKGETSGNYLKVIEITTDCDYDTLLILTTSKNLTCHLGNESCFSLKNNNTNFLFELEKIIENNKTCAKNSYTSYLYQSGTSRIAQKVGEEAVETILAAMKKDKNELINESSDLIYHLIVLLHDQHLNFNMILDNLKSRNKTA